The Oryzias latipes chromosome 4, ASM223467v1 genome includes a window with the following:
- the LOC110014848 gene encoding myosin-2 heavy chain, non muscle-like: protein MEASSGSIQDVDQVTEAILKQNATLTRHVEELSKSLQNGKGWKETLKAALGENKKLVKQVECLRKDIQKQTDVKEMYDLERTRIADITKGNRDKVQEIAALQFQLQQIDELKQNLSNVKSERKALEEESVTLQSTLKNLKETAHKEEQRLGLKDKVNHFQTLKQQTDALRQNLQDMQKQIQQQEELVKDFPQIIEETSQLEALKIQLEKEISDRKQRQEETRQLTLQYNDQLEALESLQTKTKSLKKERRALGDFLQDPEIVRAELDQIKVKTEVLEKTNVSLQQELANLQQQISNPVNADERMTAAKEEHSNAKKECGLLKEQIKQLKAQIQIPKQEISTYQKDIRDLEKQLKKLKELQADLHSIFQQKSQMEEERRMLEEEVSHLKKQREHLHHVVVDYNEHLDVMEAQRKKITNLEEEKVHLSEMLLQEPALESELNYVKAETSKLIQTGKALNQHVEALTKDFKRVEEMKDHLKKAKKTNESLKAENASLEKTIQDMMQEIPTLERRNGALQKELNEHQSHLQKYNDMKQDFSRIAQEKSFLEDLAKQQEKQILALKQELKKAAELETRYKQQKDLLVSLKKKTENLEIQKARETEMLQILQEPDSESEGIEEETEMVPKKNLELSMEVSALQDQNGRDNLPAATKERLTAKKTTDSHQNKVKDLKAQVQTLTQQTDRFQEEFKDLQKHEQEEEEMRLSYRAMLEEKWDLELHKQELETQVSFLRKRRNKSRDFVLQYEKQEEHLGLLKQETVRLIEEKNTLVQNGT from the coding sequence ATGGAAGCCAGCAGTGGTTCTATCCAGGATGTAGACCAGGTTACTGAGGCAATTCTAAAGCAAAATGCCACTTTGACCAGGCACGTGGAAGAACTCTCCAAGAGTCTGCAAAATGGGAAAGGTTGGAAAGAAACCTTGAAAGCTGCTTTaggggaaaacaaaaaactagtAAAGCAGGTAGAGTGTCTGAGAAAAGACATCCAAAAGCAGACGGACGTGAAAGAAATGTATGACCTAGAGAGGACGAGAATAGCTGACATCACTAAGGGTAACAGAGACAAGGTACAAGAGATTGCAGCGCTTCAGTTCCAACTTCAACAAATTGATGAACTGAAACAAAATCTTTCTAACGTAAAGTCAGAAAGAAAAGCTTTGGAAGAGGAGAGCGTAACTCTGCAGTCCACGCTGAAGAATCTGAAGGAGACTGCCCACAAAGAGGAGCAGAGGCTTGGTTTGAAAGACAAAGTCAACCACTTCCAgactttaaaacaacaaaccGATGCCCTTAGGCAAAACCTTCAGgacatgcaaaaacaaattcagCAACAAGAAGAGCTGGTAAAAGACTTTccccaaatcattgaagaaaccTCCCAGTTGGAAGCTTTAAAGATTCAGTTGGAAAAAGAGATTTCAGATAGGAAGCAGCGGCAGGAGGAAACACGTCAGCTGACTCTTCAGTACAACGATCAACTAGAGGCTCTGGAATcccttcaaacaaaaacaaaaagcctcaaaaaagaaagaagagcgCTGGGAGATTTTCTTCAAGATCCAGAAATTGTGAGGGCTGAACTTGATCAAATAAAGGTAAAAACGGAGGTCTTGGAGAAAACAAACGTCAGCCTTCAACAAGAGCTTGCAAACCTGCAACAGCAAATTTCCAATCCGGTTAATGCGGATGAAAGGATGACTGCTGCAAAGGAGGAACATTCAAATGCAAAGAAAGAATGTGGCCTTCTCAAAGAACAGATCAAACAGCTGAAGgctcagatccagattccaaaACAGGAAATTTCAACATATCAAAAGGATATCAGAGATCTGGAGAAACAATTAAAGAAACTAAAAGAGCTTCAAGCTGATCTTCATTCTATTTTCCAACAAAAGTCCCAAAtggaagaggagaggaggatgcTAGAAGAGGAAGTTTCACATCTGAAAAAGCAGAGAGAACATTTGCATCACGTGGTTGTTGACTACAACGAACACTTGGATGTAATGGAAGCACAGCGAAAGAAAATAACCAACCTCGAGGAAGAAAAAGTCCATCTGAGCGAAATGCTTCTACAGGAACCTGCATTGGAGTCTGAACTAAATTATGTCAAAGCAGAGACTAGCAAGCTGATCCAGACAGGGAAAGCTCTGAACCAGCATGTTGAAGCGCTCACGAAGGATTTTAAACGTGTAGAAGAAATGAAGGATCAtctgaaaaaggcaaaaaagacaaatgagtCTCTGAAAGCAGAAAATGCCTCCTTGGAGAAGACAATCCAAGACATGATGCAGGAGATCCCAACTCTGGAAAGGCGCAACGGAGCTCTTCAGAAGGAGCTAAACGAACACCAAAGTCATTTACAGAAATACAATGACATGAAACAAGACTTCAGCAGAATAGCACAAGAAAAGTCCTTTCTGGAAGACCTGGCAAAACAGCAGGAAAAGCAAATTTTAGCTTTGAAACAGGAGCTGAAAAAGGCAGCAGAACTGGAAACCCGTTACAAGCAGCAGAAGGACCTTTTGGTttcattgaaaaagaaaacagaaaaccttGAAATACAAAAGGCCAGAGAGACAGAAATGCTCCAAATTCTACAAGAGCCCGATTCAGAATCTGAAGGAATCGAAGAAGAAACTGAGATGGTGCCGAAAAAGAACTTGGAGCTCAGCATGGAGGTTTCAGCGCTGCAAGACCAAAATGGACGAGACAATCTTCCTGCTGCAACCAAGGAACGTCTGACTGCAAAGAAAACAACCGACTCTCACCAGAACAAAGTCAAAGACTTGAAGGCTCAGGTGCAGACTCTCACACAGCAAACAGACCGTTTCCAGGAGGAGttcaaagatctgcagaaacacgaacaggaggaagaagagatgAGGCTAAGCTATCGGGCAATGTTAGAGGAAAAATGGGACTTAGAACTCCACAAGCAGGAGCTTGAAACTCAGGTTTCCTTTTTAAGAAAGCGGCGAAACAAAAGCAGAGATTTTGTTCTTCAATATGAAAAGCAAGAAGAACATTTGGGTTTGCTTAAACAAGAAACCGTAAGACTAATTGAAGAGAAAAACACACTGGTCCAAAATGGAACATGA